A section of the Bos indicus isolate NIAB-ARS_2022 breed Sahiwal x Tharparkar chromosome 26, NIAB-ARS_B.indTharparkar_mat_pri_1.0, whole genome shotgun sequence genome encodes:
- the BNIP3 gene encoding BCL2/adenovirus E1B 19 kDa protein-interacting protein 3 isoform X2, whose product MDCSPPDSSVPGILQARVLEWGAIAFSKTITGSWVELHFGSNGNGSSVPDSVSIYNGDMEKILLDAQHESGRSSSKSSHCDSPPRSQTPQDTNRASETDTHSLGEKNSSQSEEDYMERRKEVESILKKNSDWIWDWSSRPENVPPAKEFLLFKHPKRTPTLSMRNTSVMKKGGIFSAEFLKVFLPSLLLSHLLAIGLGIYIGRRLTTSTSTF is encoded by the exons atggactgcagcccaccagactcctccgtccctgggattctccaggcaagagtactggagtggggtgccattgccttctccaagaccatTACAG GCTCCTGGGTAGAATTACACTTCGGCAGTAACGGAAATGGGAGCAGTGTTCCCGACTCTGTTTCTATTTATAACGGCGACATGGAAAAGATACTGCTGGACGCGCAGCACGAATCCGGACGGAGCAGCTCCAAGAGCTCCCACTGCGACAG CCCGCCCCGCTCACAGACCCCACAGGACACTAACAGAGCTTCTGAGACAGACACGCACAGCCTCGGAGAGAAGAACAGCTCCCAG TCCGAGGAAGACTAcatggagaggaggaaagaggtcGAAAGCATCCTGAAGAAAAACTCAGACTGGATTTGGGATTGGTCCAGTCGGCCAGAGAACGTCCCCCCGGCCAA GGAATTCCTGCTCTTCAAGCACCCAAAGCGCACGCCCACGCTCAGCATGCGCAACACGAGCGTCATGAAGAAGGGCGGCATCTTCTCTGCGGAGTTCCTCAAGGTCTTCCTGCCGTCGCTGCTGCTGTCCCACCTGCTGGCCATCGGGCTGGG GATCTACATCGGAAGGCGCCTGACAACGTCCACCAGCACGTTCTGA
- the BNIP3 gene encoding BCL2/adenovirus E1B 19 kDa protein-interacting protein 3 isoform X1: MSQSESPGLQEESLHGSWVELHFGSNGNGSSVPDSVSIYNGDMEKILLDAQHESGRSSSKSSHCDSPPRSQTPQDTNRASETDTHSLGEKNSSQSEEDYMERRKEVESILKKNSDWIWDWSSRPENVPPAKEFLLFKHPKRTPTLSMRNTSVMKKGGIFSAEFLKVFLPSLLLSHLLAIGLGIYIGRRLTTSTSTF, translated from the exons ATGTCGCAGAGCGAGAGCCCCGGGCTGCAGGAGGAGAGCCTGCACG GCTCCTGGGTAGAATTACACTTCGGCAGTAACGGAAATGGGAGCAGTGTTCCCGACTCTGTTTCTATTTATAACGGCGACATGGAAAAGATACTGCTGGACGCGCAGCACGAATCCGGACGGAGCAGCTCCAAGAGCTCCCACTGCGACAG CCCGCCCCGCTCACAGACCCCACAGGACACTAACAGAGCTTCTGAGACAGACACGCACAGCCTCGGAGAGAAGAACAGCTCCCAG TCCGAGGAAGACTAcatggagaggaggaaagaggtcGAAAGCATCCTGAAGAAAAACTCAGACTGGATTTGGGATTGGTCCAGTCGGCCAGAGAACGTCCCCCCGGCCAA GGAATTCCTGCTCTTCAAGCACCCAAAGCGCACGCCCACGCTCAGCATGCGCAACACGAGCGTCATGAAGAAGGGCGGCATCTTCTCTGCGGAGTTCCTCAAGGTCTTCCTGCCGTCGCTGCTGCTGTCCCACCTGCTGGCCATCGGGCTGGG GATCTACATCGGAAGGCGCCTGACAACGTCCACCAGCACGTTCTGA